TAGAACAGCTCCGCCGTCCGTGCGGCCTTCTTTTCATCGAAGAACATGGACTCGGAGACATCCAGGATGAGATCGATCACCGGGCGCACTTCCTCGCGGAAGAGCTTCATGGTGTAGCTGCCGGTGCGCGCGTAGGCCTGCCAGTTGATGTGCCGTGGATCGTCACCCGGCACGTAGGACCGGTGGTCCTGGAAATCCAGGGACGAACCGGTACCTCCGCCCGCGAATTCACCGGCCTGGCCGCGCCATACCTTCGAGCGCAGCGGCAGCCGGAAACGCGCCGCCGCGGCGAGCGCGCGGGAGTGGCAATGGGAAAGATCGGCGGAGGTCATGCTTCGGGAGCGGTTTCTTTCTCTTCGGCCTTTCTCATGCGTTTCATGGCGATAACCGCCATGGTGAGCAGGAGGAGGAAATAAAATCCCGTTACGATTGGAGCGGCGGTGGGGGCGTATTCATGTCCATCCGGCGAGCTTCCAACGATGGAGAGGAACGACAGCGGATTCCAGACCAGGAACCAGAGCAGCTCCCCATTCCGCAAGGACTCGATGATGCCCCACATGACCAGGGTGAAGATACCGCTTGCCACCAGGATCAGGATATAGGCGGATACCCGGATGGCTTCATCCACCCGGAAAAGAACCAGAATCACGGCAGGGAACAACAGTCCGCCGATGATCGCGGACAGCACCACCTGATGATCATCCGTCCAATGGGGGATCAAGCCGGAATAGGTGACGCCGAGGAAGATTCCGGAAAGAAGCAGCGAGAAAAACACCCCGGCCGGCCATCCCGGTGCGAGGAAAAGGCCGGCCAGTTCTCCCAGCGGGCCATTTCTCGAAAACGGCGTTCTAACGCCCTGGGGAAGGGTGGTGCGTTCCGTGAGGGCGGTTGCCATCGCGGGAAGGGCGATCAGGACGAAAAGGAAAGGCACGATCTCCTCATTCACGGAGGTGCCTCCGATGATGGCCGCACAAGCCACCGCCACCCCCAGCACGATCAGTCTCCTCCGGGTGGTATGATTCTCCGCGGCGGGAGCGATGAAACTCACCCCAAGAGACAGCAACGACCATCCCAGGTAGAGGATGGCCAGCACATAGCTGCCCACATAGACCCGCGACTGGAAGTCACCGAGGGCGCAGTATTCGATCACGCTCGGGCCGCCGAAGAAGCCACGGGAAAAGATGAAGACCAGCGCGCTGTAGGTGAGGATGGGGATGCCGACGATGGGCATGAGCGCGCGCAGGATGACCGAGGACGAACCGGAAAGCCCCACCGTGACCGCCGTAAGGGCCATGGAGGTCAGGAAGATCATCATCAGCAGGACCACCTCTCCCAGCAGGTTCATCTTTCCGAAGAAATACCGGAAGATGAGATAAGGGACGATGGTGGCGAAGATGAGCGCGGACTGGCTCACGATGGCGAACCATTTCCCATGAACGATGCGCCGTGCCGTGAGGCGGGTGAGCACGATCATGTCGAGGGTGTTCCCCTTCACCTCCGACGACAGCGCGCCGATGCCCCGGAGCGGCTGGACGATCAGCACCGCGATGGCGAAGAACGTGAAGATGAAGCCGGAGATGAGCTTTCCGGCGGATGCGGACGAGGTGCTGGCCGTGGCGGTGAGCAGGATGATCAGGAGGATGATCTGCAGGCTCAGGAAAACGGCGATGAAGGTCTTCGCACGCAGGCCCTGCCGCAGTTCCTTCACCAGCATGGGTGAAAGACGGTCCGGGAAATCGGTGGAGGCGAAAATGGACATGGGCGGGTGATCAGTTGGCCGCTGGTGTGAAAGGCGGGAGCGTGGGCATGGGCGGCGGTTCGACCGCGGACTTGCCGGCTTCCAGGCGGCCGAGGATGTCGATGAACGCGTCCTCCAGATTCCGCTGTTCCCGGTGGAACTCGGTGACACGCAGGCCGTCCTTCACCATGCGGGCCAGGACATCCGCCGCCTTCGCGGGATCATCCGTCTCGATGCGGATGCGGCCGCCATGTTTCCGGGATTCCAGGAACTCCACCTGCGGCTGGAGCACGCACCAGTCGGACACGGCCTGTGGATTTCCGTCGATCTGCACATCGTAAAGAACGCCGCCGAGCGAGTCCGAACCCCGCTTCAGGCTCTCCGCATCCCCGTGGTGGACGATGCGGCCGTTGTTGATGAAGAGCAGGGAATCGCACATCTCCCCGAGTTCGGAGAGGATGTGGGAGGAGATGAAGATGGTCTTGCCCTCCTTCGCCAGCACGCGGATGAGGTGTTTCAGTTCGACCCGTGCCTTCGGATCCAGTCCGGCGGCAGGCTCGTCCATGATGAGCACCTGCGGATCATGCAGGAGGGCGCGGCCCAGACCGAGGCGCTGGGTGTTGCCCTTCGACAGCTTGTTGGAAAACCGCTCCGCGAGGGGCACGAGATCGGTGAACTCCATGACCTCCTGCACCCTCTGGCGGCGTTCCTTGCCCTTGTAGCCGAGTGCGCGGGCATAGAAGTCCAGGTACTCCATCACCGTCATGTGGTCGTAGTTTCCGAAATGGTCCGGCATCCAGCCGATGAGCCGCCGCACCTCCGCGGGGTGGTTCAGCACGTTGATGCCACAGACCTCCGCACTGCCCAGCGTGGGGTAGTCCAGGGTGGCCAGGATGCGCATGGTGGTGGTCTTTCCCGCGCCGTTCGCCCCCACGAAGCCGCACACGGATCCATGAGGAACGGAGAAGGTGACGCCATTCACCGCCTGGAGCTGGCCGAAGTAGCGGTAGAGGTTGTTGACGACGAGTGCGGACATGAATGTCGGAGGAAAAGGGGAGATTACGGGGTGGCGATGCCGCCGGTGATGATGGTGCGCGATTCCTGCCAGCGAATGCCCGGGTGGGTTTCAATGGCGGGAGCGGCCCCGGTCACGGCGATGAAGTGGTCTTTCCTTTCCCGGGCGCGCTCGAACAGCATGGAGTTGCGCCGGGAGAACCCGCTCTGGAGGGAATCGATCTCCGGGCGGATGAGGGATTCATCCACGGAGGTGAGGGCGAACGGCTTGCCGGTTTCGACGGACTCCGCGCGGAACCACTGCCCCTGCGCGTCGCGGTAGAAGAGCTTCTCGATGGGAAAGCCGAAGGTCGAAAGCAGTTCGGAGGAGCCTGCGGCACGCTCGATCCGCCCGCGGGTGGGCACCACCGTGGCGATCGTCTGGCCCTGCATGGAGCGGCTCTGGAACCAGTCGCCGGACGCACTCAGGCCGGAGCCATCCGGCTGGAGGCTGTAGTTGCCGTCCGTCTCGTTGTCGTTGAAGCGGGTCCAGCGGTTTTCCTCCATCGGCACCGGGGAGAAGAATGACGGCACCTCCACCGGGAAGTTCGCGCGGGTGAGCACACCCGTCCGTGAAACCTGCTCCTGCAGGATGAAGGCGGCGTTTTCCCCATTGCCCGCGGGAACCTCCATCAGCGCCAGCCGCTTCCCATCCCCACCGAAGCCGTCCTGGAACAGGATCAGCGCGATGAGGATGACGCTGGCCCCCAGTGAAATGATGGGCGTGGTGATGAACAGCAGGTGCCTGCGCCCGGACTTGGCGAAGACGAACAGGTTGATCGGCCCCACCAGCACGCCGAAGATGAGCAGCACGATGACGAACAGGAAGTAGCGGAATTCCTTTTGCGGAAAGCTGTTGAAAAGCGACCAGCCACTGTCGAAATCCCCGACCATCGCGTAGCGGTGGGTTTTCAGGGAACTCCCGGTGGTCAGGTGGGCCACCAGGTCGGTGGCGTTCAGGGTGAGACTCCCCGGAAGACTCTGGATGTCCACGGTGCCGAAGCTGGTGTCGTCCGGAATCCCCAGCGATGCCTTCGACGGAGAACTGCTGCTGTAGATCACCAGATGGCCGCCCAGCCGCAGCCAGGAAAACAAGGCATTGCGGGATCCCGCCGGCATGGAGGTCCAGTCGGAGTCCAGCATCACGACGGCGTCGAATCCGGAAAAGGCGAGCCAGTTGTCCGGGAGCTGTCCGGGATCGAACTTCGAGGTGAAGCTCCCTCCGCCGAAGCTGCTCATGACGGAGGCGGCCTCACTGTCGAGACGGGAGGCGTTCACGCTGAAAAGCGGCTCGCTCAGCAGCACGGACGGCTGGTCCGCACCGTAGTCCGCGGAGACGGAGTGGGTCTGGGTGCCCATGGTCCCGGCCATCTCCACCTTCAGATAGACGCTGGATTGGTAGGTGTCCGCCACCGGGTTCAGCGGCACCAGCAGGTCACGCGTGGTGACTTTTCCGGGGGGGGCGTTGATGGTGAACTCAGATGCCGTGCGCGTCCCTCCGTCATACCTGCCGGTGGCGGTGAACGTCAGCCGGATGAGGTGGCCCTGCTTCTGGTTGTTCGCCACCTTCACCCGCACGGGGAAGTAGCCTTCCGCGGACGGCTTGCTGAAAAGCGACGTCACCTCCACGTGGGTGTCCGTTTTGACTTCATGGACCTTCCGCATCATCTGCTCCTGGGCGGAGGCGATGGCGGTGAGGAGGAACAGGAGAGGGGCGAGGAAACGCATGGGGATGGGTGATGGGGTGGCGTGCCACCACGGGTGGAAACGTCGGGCCGCGCGATTCCGTTAGGCGGACTTCAGGGTTTTCGGCGTCGCGGTGTCCTGCACCGGAACTTCTTCGATCAGGGCGCGGACCAGATCGTTCGTCGTCTTGCCATCCACCCTGGCGTTGTAGTCCAGCACGATCCGGTGGCGCAGCACCGCCGGGGCGATGAGTTTCACGTCCTCGAAGCTGGCGTTGGTCCGCTCGTTGATGAGCGCGCGCGCCTTCGCGGCGGACGCCAGGGCCAGCGCCGCACGCGGGCTTGCTCCGTAGCGGATGCCCTTCGCCGCCTCCGACTGGCCGGGGTGCGTGCCATCCACCAGACGGGCGATGTAGTTGGCCACCACCGGCGGCAGATAGATGCGGCGCACCAGTTCCAGCAGACTGCCGAGCGTCTCCGCGCTCATGACCGGCTCCACCACCGGCTCCGTGCCCAGCTCCCGGTGCGAAACGATCCGCTCCAGTGTGCTGACGTTGTTCCGGGTGACCTCCAGCTTGAAAAGGAACCGGTCGAGCTGCGCTTCCGGCAGCGGGTAGGTGCCCTCCAGCTCGATGGGGTTCTGCGTGGCCAGCACGAAGAACGGCCTTGGCAGTTCGTGGGTCTTGCCCAGCACCGTCACGCGGCGCTCTTGCATCGCCTCCAGCAGCGCGGACTGCGTCTTTGGCGAGGCGCGGTTGATTTCGTCCGCCAGCACGATGTTCGTGAAAAGCGGTCCCGGCTGGAAAACGAACTCCCTGCGCCCGTCCACCTCCTGGAGTACCGGGTTTCCGGTGATGTCACCCGGTAGCAGGTCCGGCGTGAACTGCACCCGCTTCGTGTCCAGTTTCAGCAATTTCGACAGGCCCTTCACCAGCTCCGTCTTGCCCAGGCCGGGCAGGCCCTCCAGCAGGATGTGTCCCCGCGCCAGCACGCCCGTCAGCACCAGGTCGATCAGTTCCTCCTGCCCGAACAGCACTTGGTTCAGCCCCGCCGTCAGGGAGCGGAGGTGCTTTGCGGCTTCGGCGACTTCGGTTTCGGTGGCGTTTTCCATGATCTTCAACGCGGAAGCTAACAAAAGATCCGCCGGAGGAAACGAAGAAGGCATGAAAATTTCATGAAATTCCGTTGTCCCTCCGCGCCGCCATTTCCCCTTGCAGGGGGCCTTCTTCCTCTTCCTATCCACCATCAACCGGATCACTTTCTCCCTTCCCTCCGCCCCTGAAAACTGAACACTGGAAACTAACAAACTTTCTTCCCATGAGCATCACCCCCGCCGACTACGAGAAACTTGGCCAGTTCTACCTCGGAAAAGAATACGACCCCGCCACCCGCGCCGTCACCGATGACCTCGTGCTCTACGATTCCAAGGACCTCGTGACCCACGGCGTCGTCCTCGGCATGACCGGCTCCGGAAAGACCGGCCTCTGCCTGGCCCTGCTGGAGGAGGCCGCCATGGACAACATCCCCGCCATCATCATCGACCCGAAGGGGGACATCTCCAACCTCCTGCTCACCTTCCCGGAGCTGGACGCCGCCAGCTTCCGCCCGTGGATCAATGAGGACGATGCCGCGAAGAAAGGCCTCTCGCCGGATGACTTCGCCGCGAAGACCGCGGAGGGCTGGAAAAAGGGCCTCGCCGACTGGGGGCAGGAGCCGGACCGCATCCGCCAGTTCCAGGAAAAGGTGGACATCAACATCTTCACCCCCGGCAGCAAGGC
The sequence above is drawn from the Akkermansiaceae bacterium genome and encodes:
- a CDS encoding ABC transporter ATP-binding protein encodes the protein MSALVVNNLYRYFGQLQAVNGVTFSVPHGSVCGFVGANGAGKTTTMRILATLDYPTLGSAEVCGINVLNHPAEVRRLIGWMPDHFGNYDHMTVMEYLDFYARALGYKGKERRQRVQEVMEFTDLVPLAERFSNKLSKGNTQRLGLGRALLHDPQVLIMDEPAAGLDPKARVELKHLIRVLAKEGKTIFISSHILSELGEMCDSLLFINNGRIVHHGDAESLKRGSDSLGGVLYDVQIDGNPQAVSDWCVLQPQVEFLESRKHGGRIRIETDDPAKAADVLARMVKDGLRVTEFHREQRNLEDAFIDILGRLEAGKSAVEPPPMPTLPPFTPAAN
- a CDS encoding AAA family ATPase; amino-acid sequence: MENATETEVAEAAKHLRSLTAGLNQVLFGQEELIDLVLTGVLARGHILLEGLPGLGKTELVKGLSKLLKLDTKRVQFTPDLLPGDITGNPVLQEVDGRREFVFQPGPLFTNIVLADEINRASPKTQSALLEAMQERRVTVLGKTHELPRPFFVLATQNPIELEGTYPLPEAQLDRFLFKLEVTRNNVSTLERIVSHRELGTEPVVEPVMSAETLGSLLELVRRIYLPPVVANYIARLVDGTHPGQSEAAKGIRYGASPRAALALASAAKARALINERTNASFEDVKLIAPAVLRHRIVLDYNARVDGKTTNDLVRALIEEVPVQDTATPKTLKSA